The genomic interval ACCGCCGGCGGGCAGGTGGTCACCGGCTACACCCACTCGGCCCCGCTGCGGGACCTCGCGGAGGTCGGCGACACCGAGTTCGTCTCGCCCAGCTACGCGAGCGCCACCTTCCGCGAGCTCTCCGGCGACGCCTTCGAGCGGGTCGGCCGCTGGCTCGCCGACCACGACCTCGGCAAGCGGGTGATCGGCATCCACTTGATCGGCGGCCACGACGGCCAGTGGCTGCCGCACGCGAACAAGCACGGCGAGCACGGCATGCGCGACTTCGGCGTCGAGCACGTCGAGGCGTTCCGGGCGTACCTCCGGGAGATCCACGGCGATGACGCCGGCCTCCGGGAGGCCTGGGGCGATCCGGAGGTCACGCTCGCGAACGCGCTGCCCGCCGACGACGCCGGCTTCACCGCCGACCACGTGTTCTTCGACCCCGAAGTCGGGGAGGACCGGCGGCGGATGGACACGGTCCGCTTCATCCAGGTCGGCAAGGTGGAGACGATCGCGCACCTGCTCGAGGCCTTCGACCGGGGCCTCGGCCGGCCCGCCTTCCACAGCGTGTACTGGTCGGACGTGTACCACGGCCACGACCTGGACCACTGGGCGCTGACCGAGCTGCTGCGGGTCGACGCGCTCGACGCCGTCGCGAGCATCGCCGACTACTCGAACTGGCGGCGGCAGGGCCGGCCGGGCGCGATCAGCTCGGCCGCCGCGTCGATCCGGCTGCACGGCAAGGCCTTCATCGCCGAGGTCGACCACCGCACGCCGCACGCCTGGGGCAACGCCGACGCCAACGAAAACCAGGACTGGCTCGGCCAGATCGTCGACCCGCTGGACCCGATCCACGCCGCCCGGCGCGAGTGGGGGCAGGCGATGGCGCTCGGCGGCGGCGGCTGGCACTACGGCCTCGGCGGGCAGGGCTTCGCCTTCGAGCCCTATTGCGATGCCCTCGGCGAGGCGGCCGACGCCGCGCAGCGCCTCGCGGAGGACCCGCGGCTGGAAGCGGACCGCCCGCCGGTCGCGACCTTCGCCGACGAGCGGGCGGTGATGGCGATGAGCCAGAGAAACATCGTCAACCTGATGACCGCCCAGCTCAGCGCCAACATGGCCCGCGACCCGCTCTCCACCAGCGGCCTGGGCTACGACCCCTACCTGCTCACCGACCTGGACCACCCCGACCGGCCGCGCTACCCCGTGACGCTTCTGCTCTCGGCGGTGACGATGACCCCCGAGCAGGTGTCCTGGGTGGAGGACAACCTCCAGCGAGACGGCCGCGTGATCGTCGTGTTCCACGCGGCCGGGCAGACGCACGCCGGCGGCGTCGCCGACACCGTCGACCGGCTGACCGGCATCGCGGTCGAGATGGACGAGAAACAGACGGTCTCGCAGCGATTGCGGGCCACCGGCGACGATCCGCTCAGCGAGCAGATCGACTTCCACCGCCACGAGACCCCCGGGCCGCTGATCCGCGTGGTGGACGAGGAGGCGGTGCCGCTGGCCACGCACGCCGGCCGCGAAGACGTGGCCGCCGCAATCAAGCGGCACGACGGCTGGACGGGCGTCTACGTCGCCGCGCCCGGGGCGCTCACGCCGCGGCTGCTGCGGAACCTCGCCGCCGAGGCCGGGGTGGAGCCGACCGGACCCGAGGGCGACATGACGATGGCCGGCAACGGCCTGATCGTCGTCCACGGCATGGATGCCGAGGCGGCGACGCCGCTGCGGTGGGACGGTCCGGCGGACCTGGTCGACCTCACGACGGGCGAGACGGTCGCCACCGGCACCGCGTCCGCCGAGGTGGACGTGCCCTTCGGCGAGACCAGGTGGTTCCGCCGCGAGCTGCGCTGAGCGGGCGGGCCGGGCGAGCCGGGAGGCCGGGCGGCTCCGCCCAGCGGGCCCGCGAGCGCCGCGGACCGGGGCCCGTTCCGGCTCCGCGGCCCCGCGGTCCGCGGCGCCGCATCACCGGCTCCCCAAGCCGCTGCGTCGTCGTCGGGGACCTCCAGAGGCGAGGCGTCGGCAACGAGGGCCAGATCCCCCGCCGCGGCGAAGCCCGGCACCCGGAGGATCCACGCCGCGGTGGCCCCGCCCGCCCACGATTTCCCTAAGGTGGATCGCATCGTTCATCCTTCTGGAATAGCCGGCGGGATCTCGGACGGCTTCCTTCCCGCTCCGCCCGGCGCGCGGGCACCCGCACCGCCGGTTTCCCGCATGCTCGACACGCTGCCCATCGGAGAAGCGGCGGCCCTGGGCGCGGCGGCGGCGTGGGCGGTCTCGAGCATCCTCTGGGTGCGGATCGGCCTGCACGTCCGGGCGACGGTGGTGAGCCTGGTGAAGGGCGTGCTGGCGCTGGGGATGCTCGCCGCGGCGGCGTGGGCGATGGCGGTGGACTTCGGCTCGCTCTCGCCGCTGGCGCTGGGCTTCTTCGCCCTCTCGGGGGTGCTGGGCATCGGCTTCGGCGACACGCTGTACCTCGACTCGCTCAACCGCCTGGGCCCGACCCGCTCGCTGCTGGTGGCGATGCTGGCCCCGCCGCTGACGATCCTCGGCGGCTGGGCGGTGCTGCAAGAGCGGGTGCCCCCGCTGTCGCTCTTGGGCGTGGCGGTGACGGTGGCGGGCGTCGCCTGGGTGGTGACGCGGCGGGAGCGGCCCGCGCCAAGCCCGCGGGTGCAGGCCGAGGCCGCTGCCGAGGAGGCCGCCGCCGCGGCGGAGCCCGCCGGAGCCGACGCGGCCCGCCGGTCGCTGTGGCTGGGCCTGGCGACCGGGGGCCTGGGCGCCGCGATGCAGGCCGCCAGCCTGATCGTCAACCGCTACGGGTACGCCCAGGGCGAGGCGGACGCGACGCTCACGACGATCGTCCGCATCGCCGCCGGGGTGGCGGTGCTCGCGGCTGCGCTGCCGCTGCTGGGGCGGCCCGCGGGCGCGGTGCCGGTGTGGCGGCTGGGCGGCCGGCTCTGGGGGCTGTTCGTCGCTGCGACGCTGATTGGCACCGCCGGCGGCATGGTGCTGATGCAGGTGGCGGTCGACCGCGGCCACAGCTCCGGCGTCGTGCAGACGCTGCTCTCCACCAGCCCGCTGTTCGTGATGCCCATGGTCGCGCTCACCGGCGAGCGGCTGAGCCTCTCCGCGGTGGCCGGGGCGCTGGTGGCGACCGCCGGTCTCGGGCTGCTGTTCGCGGGGCTCTGACCTCCAGGTGCGACGGCCCCCGCCACCCCCCAAGGGGCGTGGCACCCGGGCATCGGCCGATTCCGGAAGACGTGACAGGATCCGACGCTCCCGGCGCCGGGTGCCACGCCGCTTGCGGGGTGGTCGAGCGCCGATGGCGCCGACGGCGCCCGCCACCCCCCAAGGGGCGTGGCACCCGGGCATCGGCCGGTCTCCCGACGCCGGGTGCCACGCCGCTTGCGGGGTGGTCGAGCGCCGATGAAGCCGACGGCGCCCGCCACCCTCAAGGGGCGTGGCACCCGGGCATCGGCCGGTCTCGGGAGACGTGACAGAACCCGACGCTCCCGGCGCCGGGTGCCACGCCTCCCGCATGAGATGGCGAGATGGACCGAATGAACCCCCGGCGAAGGCCCCGCCGCAACTGTCCTACCGCGTCTCTTCGTCAAGGAAGGCGGCGATGCGGTCGAGGCCGGCCTGCAGGTAGTCCTCCGGCAGGCCGAAGCTCAGGCGCACGTGGTCGGGCACGCCGAGGTGGTCGCCGGGGGCCAGCAGCACGTCGTGCCGCTCGCGGAGCCTTGTGACGAACTGCCGGCTGTCCAGGTGCGGCACGTCGAAGCGCAGCAGCGTGATCGCCGCGGCGTCGTGGGGGGTGAGCGCGAGGCGGCCGCCCTGGGTGCCGATCCAACGCTCCAGCACGGCGTAGCCCTCGCGGATCAGCGTCCGCGTGCGCTCCACGACGCGGTCGCGGACCGGGGACGCCATGGCGTACGCGGCCATGTGGTTCGCGATCGTGGCGGTGCAGAGCGTCAGGTACTCGCGGCGGGCCCACATCTGGTCCACGGTGCCGGCGTCGGTGGCGGCCCAGCCGATGCGGAAGCCCGGCAGGCCGTAGGCCTTGCTGGTGCTGCCGGTGGCGATCACCTTGTCGTACGCGTCGAAGAAGCTGGGCGTGAAGTCGCCGCCGCGCCGCTCGCTGCCGCGGTACACCTCGTCGGAGAGGATCCACGCGCCCACCCGCTCCGCCTCGGTTATGACGGCGG from Phycisphaera mikurensis NBRC 102666 carries:
- a CDS encoding alpha-amylase family protein; protein product: MKPAFPVAVFSGLLAASLAAAPASAAEVRVEGGAARDVTRGGEALAFVVDGDALSESVTIEVDAETIGDRGRYWANLSDQPPRVLEADGGVLRWTLPWAANTGVRVEPAAEAAMAEGFDGGESWLPEGWKSDFETRGARAVRGGETAYAARPGLPLGDGEAMSVNLAEGVGRGGSGAVRVHKPTAGGEAYAWGGAAEVTPGTEYLAEAYYHVEQMAWGGMGSFSVELVNADGDSRYLSYERMNPLQDNRPDRWRRAFLRFTPRAGETMARLWLGVTAAPITLLFDDARIIEAPTAIERAGNPLPDDAGPARLSAEEVHAMLADETPRPAEVRTVRGQPTLHVDGEPVGNFSFNPGYYDWEAGQPAYHGVAGEQGVPIHTIPIALGDSLGGGDAVEDAVWQGPGDFDFSIIEERIVETLRRAPDALIRLNLSPEPYYGFHLDHPDALFRTAGGQVVTGYTHSAPLRDLAEVGDTEFVSPSYASATFRELSGDAFERVGRWLADHDLGKRVIGIHLIGGHDGQWLPHANKHGEHGMRDFGVEHVEAFRAYLREIHGDDAGLREAWGDPEVTLANALPADDAGFTADHVFFDPEVGEDRRRMDTVRFIQVGKVETIAHLLEAFDRGLGRPAFHSVYWSDVYHGHDLDHWALTELLRVDALDAVASIADYSNWRRQGRPGAISSAAASIRLHGKAFIAEVDHRTPHAWGNADANENQDWLGQIVDPLDPIHAARREWGQAMALGGGGWHYGLGGQGFAFEPYCDALGEAADAAQRLAEDPRLEADRPPVATFADERAVMAMSQRNIVNLMTAQLSANMARDPLSTSGLGYDPYLLTDLDHPDRPRYPVTLLLSAVTMTPEQVSWVEDNLQRDGRVIVVFHAAGQTHAGGVADTVDRLTGIAVEMDEKQTVSQRLRATGDDPLSEQIDFHRHETPGPLIRVVDEEAVPLATHAGREDVAAAIKRHDGWTGVYVAAPGALTPRLLRNLAAEAGVEPTGPEGDMTMAGNGLIVVHGMDAEAATPLRWDGPADLVDLTTGETVATGTASAEVDVPFGETRWFRRELR
- a CDS encoding DMT family transporter produces the protein MLDTLPIGEAAALGAAAAWAVSSILWVRIGLHVRATVVSLVKGVLALGMLAAAAWAMAVDFGSLSPLALGFFALSGVLGIGFGDTLYLDSLNRLGPTRSLLVAMLAPPLTILGGWAVLQERVPPLSLLGVAVTVAGVAWVVTRRERPAPSPRVQAEAAAEEAAAAAEPAGADAARRSLWLGLATGGLGAAMQAASLIVNRYGYAQGEADATLTTIVRIAAGVAVLAAALPLLGRPAGAVPVWRLGGRLWGLFVAATLIGTAGGMVLMQVAVDRGHSSGVVQTLLSTSPLFVMPMVALTGERLSLSAVAGALVATAGLGLLFAGL
- a CDS encoding aminotransferase class I/II-fold pyridoxal phosphate-dependent enzyme; the encoded protein is MSSSAAPPAAAFPAFPPFLPFELERDLSAFEYEVAYNLSESGVHPLSVAELYEGDPGAFDRLRDVSLYYAPGAGLPALREAIASTYRTADASNVLVTVGAVEANFAGLTAVTRPGDEVVVMSPNYQQVYGAAVNYGLQVKTFPLDPARGFAPDLAALREAVTERTRLIAVCHPNNPTGRALTPEEMAAVITEAERVGAWILSDEVYRGSERRGGDFTPSFFDAYDKVIATGSTSKAYGLPGFRIGWAATDAGTVDQMWARREYLTLCTATIANHMAAYAMASPVRDRVVERTRTLIREGYAVLERWIGTQGGRLALTPHDAAAITLLRFDVPHLDSRQFVTRLRERHDVLLAPGDHLGVPDHVRLSFGLPEDYLQAGLDRIAAFLDEETR